The following DNA comes from Deltaproteobacteria bacterium.
GGCCGGGCTTGCTGGTGACCGCGCCGGTGAACGCGCCGCGCTCATGGCCGAAGAGCTCGCTCTCCACGAGGTTGTCCGGGATCGCGCCGCAGTTGATCTTGATGAGCGGCTTGCTGCGCCGCGAGCTGGCCTCGTGAAGCGCCGTGGCCACGAGCTCTTTGCCTGTCCCGCTCTCTCCCGTGATCAACACGGTGGAGGGCGTGTCGGCCACCTTCTCGATGACCTTGAACACGTCCTGCATCGCCTGCGAGGCGCCCACGATGGCGCGCTGGCTGGTGAAGTCGCCGGGGATGTTCTGCTTCGAGAGATCGCGCTGCCGCGCGGCCATGGCGACGACCTGCTTGAGCTCGTCGGCGTCGAAGGGCTTGGTGATGTAGTGGAACGCGCCGAGCTTGATGGCCTCGACGGCTGAGTCCACCGTGCCGTGCGCGGTGATGATGATGACCGGGACTTGCGGGAGCTCCTGCAGCGTCCACTTGAGCAGCTCCAGGCCGCCCACCTTGGGCATGACCATGTCGGTGATGACCACGTCGGCGCCGTGGGTGAGCAGCTCGGCCTGGGCGGCCTCGCCGTCCGTTGCGGTCACCACCTCGTAGCCCTCGCGCTTGAGCTGCGCGGAGAGGATCTTGCGGAGGTTGGCCTCGTCGTCGACGACGAGCACCTTGGCGTGCAGCCGCGCCGCGTCCTTGCGGGACGCACCCGGGTCCGGACTGGCGCCGGCGATCGGCTCTGGGGACTCGATCTTCGACATCGGCGCCAAAGGGGTATCACCAGCGGCCGCGGGGGACAACGCGAAGTGCGGCGACCGGATGAGGCCAATGGGTGCCTTCGGTTTCACAAACTCGCGGTCAGGCGCGTGAACAAAGGGAGACATCGCCCCCTGCGTCTTGACGGCTGCAACCGAAGAGACTTCTACTCGTCAGTGCGGAAGAGAAATCGGGGCGCAACCGGAAAGGCCCACCGCGGGGGCAGGGCCGGAGGCGCGGATGGGCGCAGAGCGAAGACGGCACGTGCGCGTGCCGTACAGCCAGCGCGGGTGGTTCGAGGCGGGGGCCATCACCCTCTACGCCGCTGTGGGCAACATCTCCGAAGGCGGCGTCTTCGTCCGCACCCACGCGCCGCTCGCGCGCGGGACGCTGGCCATGGTGCGCCTGCCCGTCGGCAACGGCGGCGAGATCGAGGCCGAGGCCGAGGTCATGTGGGAGTCGAGCGGGAGCCAGGGCCCCGCGGGCATGGGCCTGCGCTTCAAGACCATGGACGACCAGGGGCGCGAGCGCCTCACCGCCTTCCTGAAAGACCGCGGCGAAGGCTGAGAGCCCGACCGATCCAGCCGGATTTCGGCTAGACTCGGAGCTCCCATGCGAATCGCGATCATCAGCGACGTGCACTCCAACATCGAGGCCCTCACCGAGGTGATGGCCGCCATCGAGAAGCTCCGCATCGATCGGCTGGTGTGCCTCGGCGACGTGGTGGGCTACGGCGCCTCGCCCAATCCCTGCTGCGACATCGTCCGCGAGCGCGCCGAGGTCACGCTGCTCGGCAACCACGACGCCGCCGTCGCCGGGCGCATGGACTACAGCTTCTATTACGACGCCGCCCGCCACGCCCTCGACTGGAGCGCGGGCCAGGTCACCGACGGCAACCTCAGCTGGCTCAAGGGCCTGCCCTACACCTACCGCATTGGCGAGGTGGGCTTCTGCCACGGCTCGCCCATCGATCCGCGCGCCTACGAGTACATCTTCGCCCTGGAGCAGGCCCGCGAGCTCGCGCCGCTCGTCGGCGACCTTCCCGAGGTCACGTTCATCGGCCACTCGCACCTGTGCCGCGCGTTCGCCTTGGGCAACGGCGAGGTGAGCGACGTGGTGGCCCAGCGCTTCCGCCTGCGCCGCGGCTACAAGTACATCATCAGCGTGGGCTCGGTGGGCCAGCCGCGCGACTACGACAACCGCAGCTGCTTCGCCGTCTACGACACCGATCTCCGCGAGGTGGAGTACCACCGCGTGGAGTACGACATCGAGAGCTCCGCCCAGAAGATCTTCGACGCCGAGCTGGCGTTGAACTTTGGCAAGCGCCTCTTCCTCGGCGTCTGACCGCGGCCCGTGCGCCGGGCGAAATTCGACCTTTTTTCGAGCTGTGGCAGGCTTTGGCCCAGACCTCGTCGCTTTGGAGTCGGCATGACACGCTTCCGTCTGGCCATCGCCGCCATCGCCGCCGCGCTGGCCCTGGGCTGCACCAGGGGCGCCG
Coding sequences within:
- a CDS encoding PilZ domain-containing protein, whose protein sequence is MGAERRRHVRVPYSQRGWFEAGAITLYAAVGNISEGGVFVRTHAPLARGTLAMVRLPVGNGGEIEAEAEVMWESSGSQGPAGMGLRFKTMDDQGRERLTAFLKDRGEG
- a CDS encoding metallophosphoesterase family protein, which codes for MRIAIISDVHSNIEALTEVMAAIEKLRIDRLVCLGDVVGYGASPNPCCDIVRERAEVTLLGNHDAAVAGRMDYSFYYDAARHALDWSAGQVTDGNLSWLKGLPYTYRIGEVGFCHGSPIDPRAYEYIFALEQARELAPLVGDLPEVTFIGHSHLCRAFALGNGEVSDVVAQRFRLRRGYKYIISVGSVGQPRDYDNRSCFAVYDTDLREVEYHRVEYDIESSAQKIFDAELALNFGKRLFLGV